From the Prunus dulcis chromosome 4, ALMONDv2, whole genome shotgun sequence genome, one window contains:
- the LOC117626291 gene encoding probable glutathione S-transferase parC, producing the protein MGDEVVLLDFCASMFAMRARVALAEKGVKYENREEDLRNKSSLLLQMNPVHKMIPVLIHNGKPICESLIIVQYVDEVWRDKAPLLPSDPYQRARSRFWADFIDKKLYVASRKVWGTKGEEQEAGKKEFIEALKQLEGELGDRPYFEGESFGFLDIALIPFYSWFYAYETFGNFSTEAECPKLIEWAKRCMQQESVSKSLADPKKVYESLVNWV; encoded by the exons ATGGGGGATGAGGTTGTTCTTTTGGACTTCTGTGCAAGCATGTTTGCGATGAGGGCGAGAGTGGCGCTGGCTGAGAAGGGTGTCAAGTATGAGAACAGAGAGGAGGACTTGAGGAACAAGAGTTCATTGCTTCTGCAGATGAACCCGGTTCACAAGATGATCCCGGTTCTCATCCACAACGGTAAACCGATCTGTGAGTCTCTGATCATTGTGCAGTATGTTGATGAGGTTTGGAGGGACAAAGCTCCTCTGCTTCCCTCTGATCCTTACCAGAGAGCTCGGTCAAGGTTCTGGGCTGACTTCATTGATAAGAAG CTATACGTTGCTTCGAGGAAAGTATGGGGCACAAAAGGAGAGGAACAAGAGGCAGGCAAGAAGGAATTCATTGAAGCCCTTAAGCAGTTGGAAGGAGAGCTTGGAGACAGGCCTTATTTTGAGGGTGAGAGCTTTGGGTTCTTGGACATTGCTCTTATCCCATTCTACAGCTGGTTCTATGCATATGAGACTTTTGGAAACTTCAGCACAGAGGCAGAGTGCCCCAAGCTGATTGAATGGGCCAAGAGGTGCATGCAGCAGGAGAGCGTGTCGAAATCTCTTGCAGACCCTAAAAAGGTGTATGAGTCTCTTGTTAATTGGGTATAG
- the LOC117626284 gene encoding probable glutathione S-transferase isoform X2: MADEVVLLNYWASPYGMRVRIALAEKGIQYESREEDYLTNKSSLLLQMNPVHKKIPVLIHSDPYLRAQAMFWADFVDKKVYESAKRTWRTKGEEQEAAKREFLECIRLLEEELGDKPYFGGENLGFVDVALIPTYSWFYAREKIANFSVEAKHPKFIAWAKRCMQKESVSKSLPDQKRVYEFALRLRSKLGLE, from the exons ATGGCGGATGAGGTGGTGTTGCTGAACTACTGGGCCAGCCCTTATGGGATGAGGGTGAGAATCGCTCTGGCAGAGAAGGGTATTCAGTACGAGTCCAGGGAAGAGGACTACTTGACCAACAAGAGCTCACTCTTGCTGCAGATGAACCCGGTTCACAAGAAGATCCCGGTTCTCATTCA CTCTGATCCTTACCTTAGAGCCCAAGCCATGTTCTGGGCTGACTTCGTTGACAAGAAG GTATATGAGAGTGCAAAGAGGACATGGAGAACCAAaggagaagaacaagaagcaGCAAAGAGGGAATTCCTTGAGTGCATAAGGTTGTTAGAAGAAGAGCTTGGAGACAAGCCTTACTTTGGGGGTGAGAATCTCGGATTCGTGGACGTGGCACTTATTCCTACCTATAGCTGGTTTTATGCGCGCGAGAAAATTGCAAACTTCAGTGTGGAGGCAAAGCACCCAAAGTTTATTGCATGGGCAAAGAGGTGCATGCAGAAGGAGAGTGTGTCCAAGTCTCTTCCTGACCAGAAAAGGGTCTACGAATTCGCCCTGCGCCTTCGGAGTAAACTTGGATTGGAGTAG
- the LOC117626284 gene encoding probable glutathione S-transferase isoform X1, with amino-acid sequence MSMADEVVLLNYWASPYGMRVRIALAEKGIQYESREEDYLTNKSSLLLQMNPVHKKIPVLIHNGKPVSESLIAVQYIDQVWKDRAPLLPSDPYLRAQAMFWADFVDKKVYESAKRTWRTKGEEQEAAKREFLECIRLLEEELGDKPYFGGENLGFVDVALIPTYSWFYAREKIANFSVEAKHPKFIAWAKRCMQKESVSKSLPDQKRVYEFALRLRSKLGLE; translated from the exons ATGTCAATGGCGGATGAGGTGGTGTTGCTGAACTACTGGGCCAGCCCTTATGGGATGAGGGTGAGAATCGCTCTGGCAGAGAAGGGTATTCAGTACGAGTCCAGGGAAGAGGACTACTTGACCAACAAGAGCTCACTCTTGCTGCAGATGAACCCGGTTCACAAGAAGATCCCGGTTCTCATTCACAATGGCAAACCGGTCTCCGAGTCTCTCATTGCGGTTCAGTACATCGACCAGGTTTGGAAGGATAGGGCTCCGCTTTTGCCCTCTGATCCTTACCTTAGAGCCCAAGCCATGTTCTGGGCTGACTTCGTTGACAAGAAG GTATATGAGAGTGCAAAGAGGACATGGAGAACCAAaggagaagaacaagaagcaGCAAAGAGGGAATTCCTTGAGTGCATAAGGTTGTTAGAAGAAGAGCTTGGAGACAAGCCTTACTTTGGGGGTGAGAATCTCGGATTCGTGGACGTGGCACTTATTCCTACCTATAGCTGGTTTTATGCGCGCGAGAAAATTGCAAACTTCAGTGTGGAGGCAAAGCACCCAAAGTTTATTGCATGGGCAAAGAGGTGCATGCAGAAGGAGAGTGTGTCCAAGTCTCTTCCTGACCAGAAAAGGGTCTACGAATTCGCCCTGCGCCTTCGGAGTAAACTTGGATTGGAGTAG